A window of the Thiomicrospira microaerophila genome harbors these coding sequences:
- the yidC gene encoding membrane protein insertase YidC has protein sequence MNMRAFWWIALAFTAMWLWFQWMKFSASPPVDPNQVAIHADRPADVPMANMPVEAGTVSSQAGSDVPQAVTAMAQQQRIRVYTDTLHLEIDTLGGDIRDARTPLHGMPRDRNTPFHLMGDQGPLIYYHQNGIATPANAALPAPTHRSVFEVAQTEFRMEGDTLRVPMVWRENGIEVTKTYIFTRGSYLIDVEFEVTNQADQAWSGSLYSQFVRTAHDPYSSMMMYTYTGPVYYNHFSDDKKYNKISFSDIQTSPLENMPIQGGWAAMIQHYFVTAAVPNQNVTNSYFARQLEQGRYAIGVVEPAVTVAPGQTGLISSQIYIGPTEQNVLKQIAPGLERTIDYGMFTILAEPLFWLLNHINNIVGNWGWSIIVLTILIKLAFYWLSAKSYYSMAKLRKFQPKLKQLKENYGDDKVLFQQKMMKLYKEEKINPLGGCLPILVQMPVFIALYWVLIYSVEMRQAEWMLWITDLSTKDPYFVLPILMGLTMWIQQKLNPTAMMDEMQQKVMRLLPFIFTLFFMWFPAGLVLYWLMNNILSVSQQYYITKKIEKMDAKEAAAANKR, from the coding sequence ATGAATATGAGAGCATTTTGGTGGATAGCCCTGGCCTTCACCGCCATGTGGCTTTGGTTTCAATGGATGAAGTTTAGTGCTTCACCGCCAGTGGACCCCAATCAAGTTGCGATTCATGCTGATCGGCCTGCTGATGTGCCGATGGCGAATATGCCGGTAGAAGCGGGCACTGTCTCGTCTCAAGCGGGTTCTGACGTGCCGCAAGCGGTGACGGCGATGGCGCAACAACAACGTATTCGTGTTTACACCGACACGCTTCATCTTGAAATTGACACGCTGGGTGGCGATATTCGTGATGCACGCACCCCGTTACATGGTATGCCGCGTGATCGCAATACACCGTTCCATCTAATGGGTGATCAAGGGCCGCTGATTTATTATCATCAAAACGGTATTGCGACACCTGCGAATGCAGCGTTGCCTGCACCGACGCATCGTTCGGTGTTTGAAGTAGCCCAGACTGAATTCCGCATGGAAGGCGATACGCTACGTGTACCGATGGTTTGGCGAGAAAATGGCATTGAAGTGACCAAAACCTATATCTTCACCCGTGGCTCGTACTTAATTGATGTTGAATTTGAAGTCACCAACCAGGCTGACCAGGCCTGGTCAGGTAGTTTGTATTCACAGTTTGTCCGCACTGCGCATGATCCTTATTCCTCGATGATGATGTACACCTATACCGGTCCGGTTTATTACAATCACTTTAGTGATGACAAAAAATACAACAAAATTTCGTTCAGTGACATTCAAACATCACCGCTAGAAAATATGCCGATTCAAGGCGGTTGGGCGGCGATGATTCAGCATTATTTTGTCACCGCGGCCGTGCCGAATCAAAATGTCACCAACAGTTATTTTGCCCGTCAGCTTGAGCAGGGGCGTTATGCAATTGGTGTCGTTGAGCCGGCAGTGACGGTTGCGCCAGGTCAAACCGGTTTGATTAGCAGCCAAATTTATATTGGCCCGACTGAGCAAAATGTATTAAAGCAAATTGCACCAGGCCTGGAGCGCACGATTGACTATGGCATGTTCACTATTTTGGCCGAGCCGTTGTTCTGGTTATTGAACCATATCAATAATATTGTGGGTAACTGGGGTTGGTCGATTATTGTTTTAACGATTTTGATCAAGCTGGCCTTCTATTGGTTGTCGGCAAAGAGTTATTATTCGATGGCTAAGTTACGCAAGTTCCAGCCTAAGCTTAAACAGCTTAAAGAGAACTATGGCGATGACAAGGTGCTATTCCAACAGAAGATGATGAAGCTCTATAAAGAAGAGAAGATCAATCCGCTGGGTGGCTGTTTACCGATATTGGTGCAAATGCCGGTGTTTATCGCGCTCTACTGGGTGCTCATCTACTCGGTCGAAATGCGCCAAGCGGAATGGATGTTGTGGATCACAGATCTTTCAACCAAAGACCCGTATTTTGTATTGCCGATTTTGATGGGCTTAACCATGTGGATTCAACAAAAGTTGAACCCAACCGCGATGATGGATGAAATGCAGCAGAAGGTGATGCGCCTACTGCCGTTTATCTTTACGCTGTTCTTTATGTGGTTCCCGGCTGGTTTAGTACTTTACTGGTTAATGAACAACATTCTTTCGGTTTCTCAGCAATATTACATTACGAAGAAAATCGAAAAAATGGATGCCAAGGAAGCGGCCGCAGCCAACAAAAGGTAA